From the genome of Neodiprion pinetum isolate iyNeoPine1 chromosome 3, iyNeoPine1.2, whole genome shotgun sequence, one region includes:
- the KFase gene encoding kynurenine formamidase isoform X4 codes for MDNVDQETLFSPSMWNKRTSPEKVVTNFLKLGEEVTIRARENTKCKLDVPYGPSVKTKYDVYGIDLPNDAPIFVFIHGGYWQETSKNVIAFPVENCVSEGIKVICVGYDLCPNVQLRDIVLQIKSATHQILDSAAKSGSRGVWVGGHSAGAHLSASLLEPKWLVDEPNSTLLKGLVLLGGIYFLEPLLTTSYNDQLKLDSKEARFMSALSVLHAPVPNLKAMVVVGECDSPEYIEQARQLTKQLCSYMDNVEYVLLRDSIDHYSMLENLTISDFPLTKRIVKLIKV; via the exons ATGGACAACGTC GATCAAGAAACACTATTTTCACCATCGATGTGGAATAAAAGAACAAGTCCGGAGAAAGTAGTGACAAACTTCCTGAAGCTTGGCGAGGAAG TTACCATTCGCGCCCGGGAAAATACCAAGTGTAAACTCGACGTTCCTTATGGACCCTCCGTAAAAACTAAGTATGACGTCTATGGCATTGATCTACCAAATG ATGCTCCGATATTTGTATTCATACACGGTGGATACTGGCAAGAAACGAGTAAAAATGTTATCGCATTTCCTGTAGAAAACTGTGTGTCAGAAGGCATAAAGGTTATTTGCGTTGGCTATGACTTATGCCCCAACG TCCAACTGCGTGACATCGTACTTCAAATTAAGTCCGCTACGCATCAAATTCTTGATAGTGCGGCCAAATCTGGATCTCG GGGCGTTTGGGTGGGTGGTCACAGTGCTGGGGCACATTTGTCGGCTAGTTTACTGGAACCAAAATGGCTTGTGGATGAACCAAACAGTACATTGCTCAAAGGACTTGTGCTTCTCGGTGGTATTTACTTTCTGGAACCACTACTTACAACTTCGTACAACGATCAGTTGAAACTGGACAG caAAGAAGCAAGATTCATGAGTGCCCTGAGTGTATTGCACGCTCCTGTTCCGAACTTGAAAGCAATGGTTGTGGTCGGAGAATGTGATTCTCCTGAATACATAGAACAAGCGCGCCAATTGACCAAG CAACTCTGTAGCTACATGGACAACGTGGAATATGTATTACTTCGAGATAGTATCGATCACTACAGTATGttggaaaatttgacaattagCGATTTTCCGCTCACCAAACGAATAGTGAAACTTATAAAAG TCTGA
- the KFase gene encoding copia protein isoform X2 encodes MQEKREYVTLNNCPPYVHELNGTAERFNRTIMNMARCLLTEANVHKRFWPEIIMAATYLKNRTLTNTVERKTPYEIFFKKKPNIENLRVYGSKVFVKRPEQCRDSKFDKKAEMGVLLGYSDVGYRVLLNNRIIVARNVDIIEKDVKCIGIDYDDNDLNNKYDANEDENSDDDMLKDENELNKTIVESPEKDNLLELQLPLRPARERKIPVRYPLNSAHSIQVNSCRVDIPHTFEEAINSEEKESWVEAMNKEIESLDENGTWVLVNEKKDMKILDVKWVYTRKSNGSYKARLVVLGYQQTNVIDDIYAPVAKAQTMKILFSFCCQYGLIIEQLDVTTAFLNGLVSSEIHVRQPRGYEDGTKRICKLIEALYGLRESPRAWYECLDEYLTKLNFKRSEIDNCLYSHGVGENIMYVLVYVDDLLICCKTESKLKKTKVLLSERFKMKDLGEVKEYLGINIVYDYKRGDMKLSQEKYIESLACKYQLEGSRLYSTPMETNLKLEKANDCEPHIKYRNLIGELSHISTKTRPDAEHSVNYLSRYQNEYNETHWKYAMRVLKYLYLTKNLKLNYNRNKNSEIIDCFVDADWAGDIIDRKSTSGYVIRLFGNVIDWKSRKQKGVTKASTYAEYIALSEAKADHQ; translated from the exons ATGCAAGAGAAAAGGGAATATGTAACACTAAATAATTGCCCACCCTACGTGCATGAACTAAATGGTACGGCTGAGAGATTTAACAGGACAATAATGAATATGGCACGTTGTCTGTTAACAGAAGCAAATGTACATAAAAGATTTTGGCCTGAAATCATTATGGCAGCAACGTACTTAAAAAATCGTACCTTGACAAACACAGTCGAAAGAAAAACACCGTATGAAATATTCTTTAAGAAAAAACCAAATATAGAGAACTTGAGGGTATACGGGAGTAAAGTTTTTGTGAAAAGGCCTGAACAATGTAgggattcaaaatttgataagAAGGCCGAAATGGGTGTATTATTAGGTTACAGTGATGTTGGCTATCGAGTCCTACTCAATAACAGAATAATAGTTGCTAGAAATGTCGATATAATTGAAAAGGATGTAAAATGTATAGGAATTGACTATGATGATAATGATCTGAATAATAAGTATGATGCTAATGAAGATGAGAACTCAGATGATGACATGTTGAAGGATGAAAATGAGTTGAATAAAACTATAGTTGAAAGCCCAGAAAAAGATAATTTGCTAGAATTACAACTTCCACTTAGACCTGCGCGTGAAAGAAAGATTCCGGTAAGATATCCTTTAAATAGTGCACATAGCATTCAAGTAAATTCTTGTAGAGTCGATATACCTCACACATTTGAGGAGGCGATTAATAGTGAAGAAAAGGAGTCGTGGGTTGAAGCTATGAACAAAGAGATAGAAAGTCTAGATGAAAATGGAACATGGGTCctggtaaatgaaaaaaaggatatgaaaattttagatGTAAAATGGGTTTATACGAGGAAATCTAATGGTTCGTATAAAGCAAGATTGGTTGTATTAGGATATCAACAAACAAATGTAATTGACGATATATATGCACCTGTAGCGAAAGCTCAAACTATGAAGATTCTATTTTCCTTTTGTTGCCAATATGGATTAATAATTGAACAATTAGATGTAACTACTGCTTTCCTTAACGGCTTAGTAAGCTCAGAGATACATGTACGTCAACCTAGAGGTTATGAAGATGGTACAAAAAGAATATGTAAACTGATTGAAGCACTGTATGGACTACGTGAAAGTCCAAGAGCTTGGTACGAATGCCTGGATGAGTATTTGACAAAGTTAAACTTTAAAAGGAGTGAAATTGATAATTGCTTGTACAGTCATGGAGtgggtgaaaatattatgtatgtgtTAGTTTACGTTGATGATTTACTGATTTGTTGTAAAACCgagagtaaattaaaaaaaacaaaagtattGCTGTCAGAAAGATTTAAAATGAAGGATTTGGGAGAAGTCAAAGAGTATCTTGGTATAAACATAGTGTACGATTATAAAAGAGGTGATATGAAACTAAGTCAGGAAAAGTATATTGAGTCATTGGCATGTAAATATCAGCTAGAAGGCAGCAGACTATACAGCACTCCTATGGAAACCaatttgaaattggaaaagGCTAATGATTGTGAACCACACATCAAATATAGAAATTTAATAGGTGAGTTGTCTCACATAAGTACGAAAACAAGACCCGATGCTGAACACAGTGTAAATTATTTAAGCAGGTATCAGAATGAATATAACGAAACACATTGGAAGTATGCAATGCGTGTACTGAAATACTTGTACTTGACTAAAAACCTAAAACTGAACTATAATAGAAATAAGAATagtgaaataattgattgctTCGTAGATGCGGATTGGGCTGGAGATATTATTGACAGAAAGTCCACTTCCGGGTATGTTATTAGACTGTTTGGAAATGTGATCGACTGGAAATCGAGAAAGCAAAAAGGTGTAACGAAAGCGTCAACATATGCTGAGTATATAGCTCTTTCAGAGGCG AAAGCAGATCACCAATAA
- the KFase gene encoding copia protein isoform X1, whose amino-acid sequence MQEKREYVTLNNCPPYVHELNGTAERFNRTIMNMARCLLTEANVHKRFWPEIIMAATYLKNRTLTNTVERKTPYEIFFKKKPNIENLRVYGSKVFVKRPEQCRDSKFDKKAEMGVLLGYSDVGYRVLLNNRIIVARNVDIIEKDVKCIGIDYDDNDLNNKYDANEDENSDDDMLKDENELNKTIVESPEKDNLLELQLPLRPARERKIPVRYPLNSAHSIQVNSCRVDIPHTFEEAINSEEKESWVEAMNKEIESLDENGTWVLVNEKKDMKILDVKWVYTRKSNGSYKARLVVLGYQQTNVIDDIYAPVAKAQTMKILFSFCCQYGLIIEQLDVTTAFLNGLVSSEIHVRQPRGYEDGTKRICKLIEALYGLRESPRAWYECLDEYLTKLNFKRSEIDNCLYSHGVGENIMYVLVYVDDLLICCKTESKLKKTKVLLSERFKMKDLGEVKEYLGINIVYDYKRGDMKLSQEKYIESLACKYQLEGSRLYSTPMETNLKLEKANDCEPHIKYRNLIGELSHISTKTRPDAEHSVNYLSRYQNEYNETHWKYAMRVLKYLYLTKNLKLNYNRNKNSEIIDCFVDADWAGDIIDRKSTSGYVIRLFGNVIDWKSRKQKGVTKASTYAEYIALSEASRKQITNNLIVS is encoded by the exons ATGCAAGAGAAAAGGGAATATGTAACACTAAATAATTGCCCACCCTACGTGCATGAACTAAATGGTACGGCTGAGAGATTTAACAGGACAATAATGAATATGGCACGTTGTCTGTTAACAGAAGCAAATGTACATAAAAGATTTTGGCCTGAAATCATTATGGCAGCAACGTACTTAAAAAATCGTACCTTGACAAACACAGTCGAAAGAAAAACACCGTATGAAATATTCTTTAAGAAAAAACCAAATATAGAGAACTTGAGGGTATACGGGAGTAAAGTTTTTGTGAAAAGGCCTGAACAATGTAgggattcaaaatttgataagAAGGCCGAAATGGGTGTATTATTAGGTTACAGTGATGTTGGCTATCGAGTCCTACTCAATAACAGAATAATAGTTGCTAGAAATGTCGATATAATTGAAAAGGATGTAAAATGTATAGGAATTGACTATGATGATAATGATCTGAATAATAAGTATGATGCTAATGAAGATGAGAACTCAGATGATGACATGTTGAAGGATGAAAATGAGTTGAATAAAACTATAGTTGAAAGCCCAGAAAAAGATAATTTGCTAGAATTACAACTTCCACTTAGACCTGCGCGTGAAAGAAAGATTCCGGTAAGATATCCTTTAAATAGTGCACATAGCATTCAAGTAAATTCTTGTAGAGTCGATATACCTCACACATTTGAGGAGGCGATTAATAGTGAAGAAAAGGAGTCGTGGGTTGAAGCTATGAACAAAGAGATAGAAAGTCTAGATGAAAATGGAACATGGGTCctggtaaatgaaaaaaaggatatgaaaattttagatGTAAAATGGGTTTATACGAGGAAATCTAATGGTTCGTATAAAGCAAGATTGGTTGTATTAGGATATCAACAAACAAATGTAATTGACGATATATATGCACCTGTAGCGAAAGCTCAAACTATGAAGATTCTATTTTCCTTTTGTTGCCAATATGGATTAATAATTGAACAATTAGATGTAACTACTGCTTTCCTTAACGGCTTAGTAAGCTCAGAGATACATGTACGTCAACCTAGAGGTTATGAAGATGGTACAAAAAGAATATGTAAACTGATTGAAGCACTGTATGGACTACGTGAAAGTCCAAGAGCTTGGTACGAATGCCTGGATGAGTATTTGACAAAGTTAAACTTTAAAAGGAGTGAAATTGATAATTGCTTGTACAGTCATGGAGtgggtgaaaatattatgtatgtgtTAGTTTACGTTGATGATTTACTGATTTGTTGTAAAACCgagagtaaattaaaaaaaacaaaagtattGCTGTCAGAAAGATTTAAAATGAAGGATTTGGGAGAAGTCAAAGAGTATCTTGGTATAAACATAGTGTACGATTATAAAAGAGGTGATATGAAACTAAGTCAGGAAAAGTATATTGAGTCATTGGCATGTAAATATCAGCTAGAAGGCAGCAGACTATACAGCACTCCTATGGAAACCaatttgaaattggaaaagGCTAATGATTGTGAACCACACATCAAATATAGAAATTTAATAGGTGAGTTGTCTCACATAAGTACGAAAACAAGACCCGATGCTGAACACAGTGTAAATTATTTAAGCAGGTATCAGAATGAATATAACGAAACACATTGGAAGTATGCAATGCGTGTACTGAAATACTTGTACTTGACTAAAAACCTAAAACTGAACTATAATAGAAATAAGAATagtgaaataattgattgctTCGTAGATGCGGATTGGGCTGGAGATATTATTGACAGAAAGTCCACTTCCGGGTATGTTATTAGACTGTTTGGAAATGTGATCGACTGGAAATCGAGAAAGCAAAAAGGTGTAACGAAAGCGTCAACATATGCTGAGTATATAGCTCTTTCAGAGGCG agtaGAAAGCAGATCACCAATAATTTAATTGTAAGTTAA
- the KFase gene encoding kynurenine formamidase isoform X3, whose protein sequence is MDNVDQETLFSPSMWNKRTSPEKVVTNFLKLGEEVTIRARENTKCKLDVPYGPSVKTKYDVYGIDLPNDAPIFVFIHGGYWQETSKNVIAFPVENCVSEGIKVICVGYDLCPNVQLRDIVLQIKSATHQILDSAAKSGSRGVWVGGHSAGAHLSASLLEPKWLVDEPNSTLLKGLVLLGGIYFLEPLLTTSYNDQLKLDSKEARFMSALSVLHAPVPNLKAMVVVGECDSPEYIEQARQLTKQLCSYMDNVEYVLLRDSIDHYSMLENLTISDFPLTKRIVKLIKGTFD, encoded by the exons ATGGACAACGTC GATCAAGAAACACTATTTTCACCATCGATGTGGAATAAAAGAACAAGTCCGGAGAAAGTAGTGACAAACTTCCTGAAGCTTGGCGAGGAAG TTACCATTCGCGCCCGGGAAAATACCAAGTGTAAACTCGACGTTCCTTATGGACCCTCCGTAAAAACTAAGTATGACGTCTATGGCATTGATCTACCAAATG ATGCTCCGATATTTGTATTCATACACGGTGGATACTGGCAAGAAACGAGTAAAAATGTTATCGCATTTCCTGTAGAAAACTGTGTGTCAGAAGGCATAAAGGTTATTTGCGTTGGCTATGACTTATGCCCCAACG TCCAACTGCGTGACATCGTACTTCAAATTAAGTCCGCTACGCATCAAATTCTTGATAGTGCGGCCAAATCTGGATCTCG GGGCGTTTGGGTGGGTGGTCACAGTGCTGGGGCACATTTGTCGGCTAGTTTACTGGAACCAAAATGGCTTGTGGATGAACCAAACAGTACATTGCTCAAAGGACTTGTGCTTCTCGGTGGTATTTACTTTCTGGAACCACTACTTACAACTTCGTACAACGATCAGTTGAAACTGGACAG caAAGAAGCAAGATTCATGAGTGCCCTGAGTGTATTGCACGCTCCTGTTCCGAACTTGAAAGCAATGGTTGTGGTCGGAGAATGTGATTCTCCTGAATACATAGAACAAGCGCGCCAATTGACCAAG CAACTCTGTAGCTACATGGACAACGTGGAATATGTATTACTTCGAGATAGTATCGATCACTACAGTATGttggaaaatttgacaattagCGATTTTCCGCTCACCAAACGAATAGTGAAACTTATAAAAGGTACtttcgattaa